A single window of Acinetobacter wuhouensis DNA harbors:
- a CDS encoding phosphocholine-specific phospholipase C translates to MNRRDFLVNSSKTIFGTAALASFPASIQKALAIDAKVETGTIKDVKHVIILTQENRSFDNYFGTLKGVRGFGDRFTIPLSDNRKVWEQYDKDKNKIYPYHLDSTRGNAQRVSGTPHSWTDGQYAWNHGRMGNWVQYKNPQSMGYYKQQEVEFQFSLANAFTLCDAYHCAMHTGTNSNRMFIWTGSNGPKAAGVASVVNDLDAIGPSTTGYDWTTYPERLQQAGVTWKVYQNMPDNFTDNPLAGFKQYRRANEQSGKPVNNNIICPAYDPAIDATQPLYKGIANTMPDGGFLGSFKEDIATGQLPQVSWMIAPATYSEHPGPSSPVQGAWYIQEVLNALTANPEVWSQTVLLVNFDENDGFFDHVPSPSAPSKELDKDTKVVIVHGKSTLTDEQMSYEYAAHPKASAGQPNFTDPTVSNGVGVYGPGIRVPMYVISPWSRGGWVNSQVFDHSSVIRFLEQRFSVQEPNISPYRRAVCGDLTTAFDFKNPNTAVIPDLVGKKTKSEADAIRTAQGLLPQVSRPLSQVYPVQQTGTRFSRALPYILHTSAKVDVANKSVKLMFSNTGTHAAVFHVYDKLDLNAIPRRYMVEAGKQLDDVWNTSTGQYDLWVLGPNGFHRGFTGDLTKTTQTDSLAEVRVCVEDCSSKIYLKVRNDAGKTTKLTVKANAYLPNKTWSIETASTEKELNWDMADFGGWYDFTVTIDGDNSYKRRFAGRIETGKDSFSDPYMGFIES, encoded by the coding sequence ATGAACCGTCGTGATTTTTTAGTCAATTCAAGTAAAACGATTTTCGGTACAGCAGCATTAGCCAGCTTTCCAGCCAGCATTCAAAAAGCCTTAGCCATCGATGCCAAAGTTGAAACAGGAACGATTAAAGACGTTAAGCATGTGATTATTTTGACCCAAGAAAATCGTTCATTTGATAATTATTTTGGGACTTTAAAAGGGGTTCGTGGTTTTGGTGATCGTTTCACAATTCCACTCTCAGACAATCGTAAAGTTTGGGAACAGTATGATAAAGATAAGAATAAAATTTATCCCTATCATTTAGACAGTACTCGTGGCAATGCACAGCGCGTGAGCGGTACACCGCATTCATGGACAGATGGGCAATACGCTTGGAATCATGGGCGTATGGGCAATTGGGTACAATATAAAAATCCCCAATCCATGGGCTATTACAAACAACAAGAAGTCGAATTCCAATTTTCTCTGGCAAATGCTTTTACCCTTTGCGATGCTTACCATTGTGCGATGCATACAGGTACTAACTCAAACCGTATGTTTATTTGGACAGGTTCAAATGGTCCTAAAGCAGCAGGTGTGGCGAGTGTGGTGAATGATTTGGATGCGATTGGACCATCAACGACGGGCTATGATTGGACAACTTATCCAGAGCGCTTACAGCAAGCGGGGGTGACTTGGAAAGTTTATCAAAACATGCCAGATAACTTTACCGACAATCCTTTGGCGGGTTTTAAACAATATCGCCGTGCTAATGAACAGTCAGGGAAACCCGTCAATAACAATATAATTTGTCCAGCTTATGATCCAGCAATTGATGCAACCCAGCCCTTATATAAAGGCATTGCCAATACCATGCCAGATGGTGGTTTTTTAGGCTCATTCAAGGAAGACATTGCCACAGGTCAATTGCCTCAAGTCAGTTGGATGATTGCACCTGCAACTTATAGTGAACACCCTGGACCATCTAGCCCAGTACAAGGGGCTTGGTATATTCAAGAAGTATTGAATGCATTAACAGCGAATCCTGAAGTTTGGAGTCAGACGGTTTTATTGGTGAATTTTGATGAAAATGATGGTTTCTTTGATCATGTTCCATCACCGAGTGCACCATCTAAAGAATTAGATAAAGACACAAAAGTTGTGATAGTTCATGGTAAATCCACATTAACAGATGAACAGATGTCTTATGAATATGCGGCACATCCTAAAGCATCAGCAGGGCAGCCTAATTTTACCGATCCAACTGTAAGTAATGGGGTCGGTGTCTATGGGCCTGGGATTCGTGTTCCGATGTATGTGATTTCACCGTGGAGTCGAGGTGGCTGGGTCAACTCACAAGTGTTTGATCATTCATCTGTGATTCGTTTCTTAGAACAACGTTTTAGTGTACAAGAACCGAATATCAGCCCTTATCGCCGTGCAGTGTGTGGTGATTTGACCACAGCATTCGATTTTAAAAATCCGAACACTGCCGTAATTCCTGATTTAGTGGGTAAAAAGACCAAGAGTGAGGCAGATGCGATCCGTACTGCTCAAGGATTGCTGCCACAAGTTTCCCGTCCTTTGAGTCAAGTTTATCCTGTTCAACAAACGGGGACGCGTTTCTCACGTGCTCTGCCTTATATTTTACATACCAGTGCCAAAGTAGATGTGGCAAACAAGTCAGTAAAGCTCATGTTCTCAAATACAGGAACGCATGCAGCTGTATTTCATGTTTACGACAAGTTGGATCTAAATGCGATACCACGACGTTATATGGTTGAAGCAGGCAAGCAGTTGGATGATGTGTGGAATACTTCGACAGGACAATATGATTTATGGGTTTTGGGACCTAACGGATTTCATCGCGGGTTTACGGGTGATTTAACCAAAACCACACAAACAGATTCATTGGCAGAAGTCCGTGTCTGCGTAGAAGACTGTAGTTCAAAAATCTATCTAAAAGTCCGGAATGATGCGGGGAAAACGACCAAATTAACCGTAAAAGCCAATGCTTATTTACCAAATAAGACATGGAGCATCGAAACTGCATCGACTGAAAAAGAGTTGAATTGGGATATGGCAGATTTTGGTGGTTGGTATGATTTTACTGTGACCATAGATGGTGATAATAGTTATAAACGTCGCTTTGCAGGTCGTATTGAAACAGGGAAAGATTCATTCTCTGACCCATATATGGGTTTTATCGAGTCTTAA
- the rph gene encoding ribonuclease PH: MRIDQRALDQLRDVKITRNYTRYAEGSVLVEFGHTKVLCTASIDNSVPRFLKGKGQGWVTAEYGMLPRSTHTRSDREAARGKQSGRTQEIQRLIGRSLRSMVDLKKLGENTITIDCDVIQADGGTRTASITGAAVALIDAMNVLLEKKKIKQDPLKGLVAAISVGIFEDEVLLDLCYEEDSNCQTDLNVVMTQAGEFIEIQGTAEEKPFTRAQSNAMLEMAEKGIQELVKKQQEALGW, encoded by the coding sequence ATGCGTATCGACCAACGTGCCTTAGATCAATTACGTGATGTGAAAATTACCCGTAACTACACACGTTATGCGGAAGGTTCTGTTTTGGTTGAATTTGGTCATACAAAAGTGCTGTGTACTGCGAGTATTGATAATTCAGTTCCACGTTTTCTAAAAGGAAAAGGTCAAGGCTGGGTGACTGCTGAATATGGTATGTTGCCACGTTCAACACATACACGTAGTGACCGTGAAGCAGCACGTGGTAAACAGTCAGGTCGTACCCAAGAAATTCAACGTTTGATTGGTCGTAGTCTACGTTCAATGGTTGATTTGAAAAAATTAGGCGAAAACACCATTACTATCGACTGTGATGTGATCCAAGCGGATGGTGGTACACGTACTGCTTCAATTACAGGTGCTGCAGTGGCATTGATCGATGCGATGAATGTGCTTTTAGAAAAGAAAAAAATCAAACAAGACCCATTAAAAGGTCTCGTTGCTGCAATTTCTGTGGGTATTTTTGAAGATGAAGTTCTACTTGATCTTTGCTATGAAGAAGATTCTAACTGTCAAACTGACTTGAATGTAGTGATGACACAAGCTGGTGAATTTATTGAAATTCAAGGCACTGCGGAAGAAAAACCATTTACACGTGCACAATCAAATGCGATGTTAGAAATGGCTGAAAAAGGGATTCAAGAGTTGGTGAAAAAACAACAAGAAGCACTGGGTTGGTAA
- a CDS encoding DUF4031 domain-containing protein, with amino-acid sequence MAVYVDRAKVQFRGREWCHLMADTLEELHAFAQSLEIDARLFHRTASYPHYDITLEMRILVIEHGAIDADRRTIIACGKRLKLQLGY; translated from the coding sequence GTGGCTGTTTATGTAGATCGAGCAAAGGTTCAATTTAGAGGTCGAGAATGGTGTCATCTCATGGCAGATACGCTGGAAGAGTTGCATGCTTTTGCTCAGAGCTTAGAGATTGATGCACGTTTGTTTCATCGTACAGCATCTTATCCACATTATGATATTACTTTGGAAATGCGGATTTTGGTCATCGAGCATGGTGCAATAGATGCCGATCGCAGAACGATTATCGCCTGTGGGAAACGTTTGAAATTACAGCTTGGCTATTAA
- a CDS encoding DUF523 domain-containing protein, protein MKKYLISACLIGENVRYDGKNCLQQQLKQLIETGQAVTICPEVSGELSTPRPPAEIVGGDGCDVLNHRAKVMDAQGNDVTQAFILGAEKTLKLAQKYQVTHVILKANSPSCSSNMIYDGTFTGQKTQGVGVTTALLEQHGFQVMTEDAFLKQLENK, encoded by the coding sequence ATGAAAAAATACCTCATCAGCGCCTGCCTCATTGGTGAAAATGTCCGCTACGATGGCAAAAACTGCTTACAACAGCAACTCAAACAACTGATTGAAACAGGTCAAGCTGTGACGATCTGTCCTGAAGTTTCAGGTGAATTGAGCACGCCTCGTCCTCCTGCTGAAATTGTCGGTGGTGATGGTTGTGATGTTTTAAATCATCGAGCGAAAGTAATGGATGCACAAGGCAATGATGTCACGCAAGCCTTTATTTTAGGTGCAGAAAAAACTTTAAAACTTGCGCAAAAATATCAAGTCACCCATGTCATTCTCAAAGCCAATAGCCCATCTTGCAGTTCAAACATGATTTATGATGGAACATTTACAGGACAAAAGACTCAAGGCGTAGGCGTCACCACAGCATTGCTTGAACAACACGGTTTTCAAGTCATGACTGAGGATGCGTTTTTAAAACAACTTGAGAATAAGTGA
- a CDS encoding bile acid:sodium symporter family protein — translation MSAILAFSKFVQKTFALWVMVFAFIALCFPNAFVWMKAYIPWVLGIIMLGMGMTMTVDDFKGVLQSPKAVLIGVVAQFVIMPGLAYLLCQLFRLPSEIAVGVILVGCCPGGTASNVIAYMAKANTALSVACTTVSTFLAPILTPAIFYVLASQWIPIDAGSMFIDILKVVIFPIILGVILRSAFKQKTEQYIQIMPLISVIAIVVIVAAIIAASKASILQSGLLILGVVMLHNGLGFLLGYWASRLFKLSYPDSKAVSIEVGMQNSGLGVTLAAIHFAASPVTAVPSAIFSLWHNISGPALATYWAAKADKMAENKE, via the coding sequence ATGTCGGCAATCTTAGCGTTTAGCAAATTCGTACAAAAGACGTTTGCACTTTGGGTCATGGTCTTTGCCTTTATTGCATTGTGTTTCCCAAATGCTTTTGTATGGATGAAAGCTTATATTCCGTGGGTTTTGGGGATTATCATGCTCGGTATGGGCATGACCATGACTGTGGATGATTTTAAAGGCGTTTTGCAAAGCCCCAAAGCGGTGTTGATTGGTGTGGTTGCACAGTTTGTGATCATGCCAGGGCTTGCCTATTTACTTTGTCAATTATTTCGACTTCCATCTGAAATTGCTGTTGGTGTCATCCTCGTTGGCTGTTGTCCTGGTGGAACAGCATCCAATGTGATTGCGTATATGGCGAAGGCAAATACCGCTTTATCTGTCGCATGTACGACGGTTTCAACTTTTTTAGCCCCGATTCTGACCCCTGCAATTTTCTATGTTTTGGCCAGTCAATGGATTCCGATTGATGCAGGCTCGATGTTTATTGATATTTTAAAAGTGGTAATTTTCCCAATCATTCTCGGGGTGATTCTACGCAGTGCATTTAAACAAAAAACAGAACAATATATTCAAATCATGCCTTTGATTTCAGTAATTGCGATTGTGGTGATTGTGGCTGCGATTATTGCAGCAAGTAAGGCATCGATTTTACAGTCGGGTTTGCTGATTCTTGGTGTTGTGATGCTACATAATGGTTTGGGCTTCTTACTCGGTTATTGGGCAAGTCGTTTGTTTAAACTGTCTTATCCTGACTCGAAAGCAGTATCGATTGAAGTGGGTATGCAAAATTCAGGTTTAGGCGTAACGCTCGCCGCGATTCATTTTGCAGCTTCACCTGTAACAGCGGTTCCGAGTGCAATTTTTAGTCTTTGGCACAATATTTCAGGACCTGCTTTGGCAACCTATTGGGCGGCAAAGGCGGATAAAATGGCTGAAAATAAAGAATAA
- the pncA gene encoding bifunctional nicotinamidase/pyrazinamidase, whose amino-acid sequence MSQSERSALIVVDVQNGFTSGGNLAVAHAEQIIPTINQLAQHFDNIILTQDWHPENHISFVENHPDHQAYDMIQLDYGMQVLWPSHCVQGTQDAEFHPDLDIPTAQMIIRKGFHSQIDSYSAFMEADHKTTTGLAGYLKERGIDTVYIVGIATDFCVAWTAMDAAKLGFKTFVISDATKAIDLQGSLQHAWQEMLAVGVKRVVANQILNVEKPQ is encoded by the coding sequence ATGTCACAGTCAGAACGCAGTGCTTTAATCGTGGTCGATGTCCAAAATGGTTTTACCTCAGGTGGAAATTTAGCAGTTGCCCATGCAGAGCAAATTATTCCGACCATTAATCAATTGGCACAACATTTTGACAATATTATCCTGACCCAAGATTGGCATCCTGAAAATCATATTTCCTTTGTTGAAAATCATCCTGATCATCAAGCTTATGACATGATTCAGTTGGATTATGGCATGCAAGTGTTGTGGCCATCGCATTGTGTACAAGGGACACAGGATGCTGAGTTTCATCCCGATCTCGATATTCCAACTGCGCAAATGATTATTCGTAAAGGCTTCCATTCACAAATTGATAGTTACTCAGCATTTATGGAAGCGGATCATAAGACCACGACGGGTTTAGCAGGTTATTTAAAAGAACGTGGCATTGATACTGTCTATATTGTTGGTATTGCGACGGATTTTTGTGTGGCATGGACAGCAATGGATGCTGCCAAGTTAGGGTTTAAAACTTTTGTGATTTCCGATGCAACCAAAGCGATTGATTTACAAGGTTCTTTACAACATGCATGGCAGGAAATGCTTGCTGTTGGGGTCAAACGTGTGGTGGCAAATCAAATTTTAAATGTAGAAAAACCGCAGTAA
- the mhpT gene encoding 3-(3-hydroxy-phenyl)propionate transporter MhpT, with amino-acid sequence MDRSVSLDKKHATVTVLICFLIAVIEGIDIQAAGVAAAGIKEYFALDATQLGLFFSAGILGLLPGALVGGRYADRIGRKKVLIASVSIFAIFTLGTVWVNSFYSLLLVRFLAGAGLGAAMPNLIALASESTSPENRGRAVGLMYCGMPIGAIIVSLLAAQLASTDLASSWKTIFYVGGLLPLIVVPLMIKFLPESREFLKAQQAVQNTDQKPLSYQDLFSREYAPRTLLLWVSYFFTLMVVYIMLSWLPSLFTELGFSRKDGSMAMVYFQIGAAIGTVVLGMLIDRCNKAYVIILMYVGILIGLFSLNSATTLNLMFVAAAIMGTFTIGGQGVLYAFGSFVYPTHLRGQGVGAASAVGRIGAMMGPAIAGQLLAMGSGATGVISAAIPCIVISAIIMVLLTRRLESA; translated from the coding sequence ATGGATAGATCAGTTTCTTTAGATAAAAAGCATGCCACAGTGACTGTGCTGATTTGCTTTTTGATCGCCGTGATCGAGGGTATTGATATTCAAGCCGCTGGGGTAGCGGCAGCAGGGATTAAAGAATATTTTGCTTTGGATGCGACGCAACTGGGTCTATTTTTCAGTGCAGGGATTTTAGGCTTATTGCCTGGCGCATTGGTGGGTGGGCGTTATGCAGATCGTATTGGTCGAAAGAAAGTATTGATCGCATCCGTTTCAATTTTCGCAATTTTTACTTTAGGTACAGTATGGGTCAATAGCTTTTATTCTTTATTATTGGTGCGTTTTTTGGCAGGTGCAGGTTTAGGGGCTGCAATGCCAAATCTAATTGCTTTGGCATCCGAATCAACCTCACCTGAAAATCGTGGTCGTGCGGTAGGTTTGATGTATTGTGGTATGCCGATTGGGGCGATTATTGTCTCTTTATTGGCAGCGCAGTTGGCTTCGACAGATTTGGCGAGCAGCTGGAAAACAATTTTCTATGTGGGTGGTCTGCTTCCTTTGATCGTTGTGCCATTGATGATCAAGTTTTTACCTGAGTCACGTGAGTTTTTAAAAGCACAACAAGCTGTGCAAAATACAGATCAAAAACCATTATCTTATCAGGATTTGTTCAGCCGTGAATATGCACCACGCACGCTGTTGTTGTGGGTGAGTTATTTCTTCACCTTAATGGTGGTGTACATCATGTTGAGTTGGTTGCCATCTCTATTCACTGAGCTTGGCTTTAGCCGTAAAGATGGCAGTATGGCGATGGTGTATTTCCAAATTGGCGCTGCGATTGGCACAGTGGTTTTAGGAATGTTGATTGACCGTTGCAATAAAGCCTATGTCATTATTCTGATGTATGTGGGTATTTTGATTGGTTTATTCAGTTTAAATTCAGCAACCACTTTAAATTTGATGTTTGTTGCGGCTGCGATCATGGGAACTTTCACAATCGGTGGTCAGGGTGTGTTGTATGCCTTTGGTAGTTTTGTTTATCCGACTCATTTGCGTGGTCAGGGTGTCGGTGCGGCTTCGGCTGTTGGACGTATTGGTGCAATGATGGGACCTGCTATCGCAGGGCAACTTTTGGCAATGGGCAGTGGTGCAACAGGGGTGATCAGTGCCGCGATTCCATGTATTGTGATTTCAGCGATTATCATGGTGTTATTAACGCGTCGTTTAGAGTCTGCATAG
- the dapA gene encoding 4-hydroxy-tetrahydrodipicolinate synthase has product MTQQAQTIQGSIVAIVTPMFEDGSVDWKSLEKLVEWHIEQGTNSIVAVGTTGEASTLSMAEHAEVIKEIIRVANKRIPIIAGTGANSTHEAIELTKEAKQLGADAALLVTPYYNKPTQEGLFQHYKAIAEAVDLPIILYNVPGRTGVDMHNDTAIRLADIPQIVGIKDATGDIPRGQELLEGLKGKNMVVYSGDDATAAELIQLGALGNISVTANVAPKIMSELCAAALQGDVATAKEKNDQVAKLNNILFCESNPIPVKWALHEMELIGTGVRLPLTPLAEQYRAPLREELKAAGLI; this is encoded by the coding sequence ATGACTCAGCAAGCACAGACCATTCAAGGCTCAATTGTCGCAATCGTCACCCCCATGTTTGAAGATGGCAGCGTAGATTGGAAGAGTCTTGAGAAGCTCGTTGAGTGGCACATAGAACAAGGCACTAACAGTATTGTTGCTGTCGGTACAACCGGTGAAGCATCTACTCTTAGCATGGCAGAACACGCTGAAGTAATTAAAGAAATTATTCGTGTTGCCAATAAACGTATTCCAATTATTGCCGGTACTGGTGCGAACTCAACACACGAAGCGATTGAACTCACCAAAGAAGCAAAACAACTCGGCGCAGATGCCGCTCTTCTCGTGACCCCTTATTATAACAAGCCTACGCAAGAAGGTTTATTCCAACACTATAAGGCGATCGCTGAAGCAGTTGATCTTCCGATCATTCTTTACAATGTCCCAGGTCGTACAGGTGTAGATATGCACAACGACACTGCGATTCGTTTAGCGGATATTCCTCAGATTGTCGGTATCAAAGACGCAACGGGCGATATTCCTCGTGGTCAAGAATTGCTTGAAGGTTTAAAAGGCAAAAACATGGTCGTCTATTCAGGTGACGATGCCACTGCTGCTGAACTCATTCAACTTGGCGCACTGGGTAATATTTCAGTGACTGCCAATGTCGCACCTAAAATCATGAGCGAATTATGCGCTGCTGCATTACAGGGTGATGTTGCTACTGCAAAAGAGAAAAATGACCAAGTTGCAAAATTAAACAATATTTTATTTTGTGAATCGAACCCAATTCCAGTGAAATGGGCACTTCATGAAATGGAATTAATTGGTACAGGCGTTCGTTTACCATTAACTCCACTCGCAGAACAATACCGTGCTCCACTGCGTGAAGAACTCAAAGCAGCGGGTCTCATTTAA
- a CDS encoding lipoprotein-34 precursor (NlpB): MQLRLGLACALSALSLAGCSSLGINNGSLDYKNTTSVEPLKYPEGSTVRPATPMYPAPIVDPLALKHAPVFENKRGNRYEVPRPEVEKSRATASETATSSESVGRPQLLTDGNGNPLIKIDGNSATIWQYTLATLSSLNHKLIGKSKNANEATVKIDNSTYVLKLSSVGSSNTIAVFNADNSFADKEKSAQLLTQIYQNWPA; encoded by the coding sequence ATGCAATTACGTTTAGGTTTAGCTTGTGCCCTTTCAGCTTTAAGTTTGGCGGGTTGTAGTTCACTTGGAATCAACAATGGTTCTTTAGACTATAAAAATACAACCTCTGTAGAGCCGCTTAAATACCCTGAAGGGTCAACAGTTAGACCTGCAACGCCAATGTATCCTGCTCCGATTGTTGATCCACTTGCATTGAAACATGCACCAGTGTTCGAAAATAAACGTGGAAATCGGTATGAAGTTCCGCGTCCTGAAGTTGAAAAATCACGTGCAACTGCCAGTGAGACAGCAACATCCTCTGAAAGCGTCGGTCGTCCGCAACTTTTAACCGATGGAAATGGCAATCCATTGATCAAAATCGATGGAAATTCTGCTACAATTTGGCAGTACACACTTGCAACCCTCAGTAGTCTCAATCACAAGCTAATCGGTAAAAGCAAAAACGCCAATGAGGCGACTGTGAAAATCGACAATAGCACCTATGTGTTGAAACTTAGCTCCGTTGGTTCAAGTAACACGATCGCCGTGTTTAACGCCGATAATAGCTTTGCAGATAAAGAAAAATCTGCACAGTTATTAACCCAGATTTACCAAAACTGGCCAGCCTAG
- the purC gene encoding phosphoribosylaminoimidazolesuccinocarboxamide synthase, whose protein sequence is MLKQTLLYTGKAKSVYETDSADHLILVFRDDASAFNGEKIEQLDRKGKVNNRFNAFIMEKLAAAGIETHFEKLLSPTEVLVKKLQMIPVECVMRNYAAGSLCRRLGVEEGLELTPPTFELFFKDDALGDPMVNESQAIALGWANAEQLAQMKELTQKVNVVLKDLFAQGNMLLVDFKLEFGVFHDRIVLGDEFSPDGCRLWDKDTKKKLDKDRFRQGLGGVVEAYEEVAARIGVDLSDI, encoded by the coding sequence ATGTTAAAACAAACCTTGCTCTATACTGGTAAAGCGAAATCCGTTTATGAAACAGATAGCGCTGATCATCTAATTCTAGTTTTCCGTGACGATGCTTCTGCATTCAATGGCGAAAAAATAGAGCAACTAGATCGTAAAGGTAAGGTGAACAACCGTTTTAATGCCTTTATCATGGAAAAATTGGCTGCGGCTGGTATCGAAACTCACTTTGAAAAACTTCTTTCTCCAACTGAAGTTTTAGTGAAAAAATTACAAATGATCCCTGTAGAGTGCGTAATGCGTAACTATGCAGCAGGTTCATTGTGCCGTCGATTAGGTGTTGAAGAAGGTTTAGAGCTTACTCCACCTACTTTTGAATTGTTCTTCAAAGATGACGCTTTAGGCGATCCTATGGTGAACGAATCTCAAGCGATTGCATTGGGTTGGGCAAATGCTGAACAATTGGCTCAAATGAAAGAACTTACTCAAAAAGTAAATGTCGTACTTAAAGACTTGTTTGCTCAAGGCAACATGCTTCTTGTTGACTTTAAACTTGAGTTTGGTGTGTTCCATGACCGTATCGTATTGGGTGATGAGTTCTCTCCAGACGGTTGCCGTTTATGGGATAAAGATACTAAGAAGAAACTCGACAAAGACCGTTTCCGTCAAGGTTTAGGCGGTGTTGTTGAAGCTTATGAAGAAGTTGCTGCACGTATTGGTGTAGATCTTTCAGACATCTAA
- a CDS encoding GIY-YIG nuclease family protein gives MLNDILQIKELENVKIRLNFDYGPANWNVIEAFKNGDIAGLLNGHYWNYKGKKSYKQNQTTIGLLRIKPKEDLWLLFHIGKVTKDLNLLEAMGYEFETLTEYNKFVGRVIVKYKNTSQSVVRNANSLINQCEVYQILPDVFDNDIFPGYENVNISWNELSRVIDKESWKTALQNQKAVYLITDISNGKMYVGSAYAENMLLNRWQNYVKSRHGGNVQLKQLSQEHIENNFRYSILDIFKSTTDDKVILSRESWWKETLLTRKFGYNSN, from the coding sequence ATGCTAAATGACATATTACAAATTAAAGAACTAGAAAATGTTAAAATCAGACTTAACTTTGACTATGGTCCAGCAAATTGGAATGTTATAGAAGCCTTTAAAAATGGGGATATTGCAGGTCTTCTTAACGGGCACTATTGGAATTACAAAGGAAAAAAGTCCTACAAACAAAATCAGACAACAATTGGGCTACTTAGAATTAAACCTAAAGAAGATCTATGGTTGTTGTTTCATATTGGAAAAGTCACAAAAGATTTAAATCTACTAGAAGCAATGGGATATGAGTTTGAAACTCTAACTGAATATAACAAATTCGTAGGGCGTGTAATTGTAAAATATAAAAACACATCACAATCAGTTGTCCGAAATGCTAACTCTTTGATTAACCAGTGTGAAGTCTATCAAATACTCCCAGATGTCTTTGATAATGATATTTTTCCAGGCTATGAAAATGTCAATATTTCATGGAATGAACTCTCAAGAGTTATTGATAAAGAATCATGGAAAACAGCATTACAAAATCAAAAAGCCGTATATTTAATCACAGATATTTCCAATGGGAAGATGTATGTTGGTTCAGCATATGCTGAAAATATGTTGCTTAACAGATGGCAAAATTATGTTAAAAGTAGGCATGGTGGCAATGTCCAACTAAAACAACTCTCTCAGGAGCATATTGAAAATAATTTTAGATATTCAATACTCGACATTTTCAAATCAACAACAGACGATAAAGTAATATTAAGTAGAGAAAGTTGGTGGAAAGAAACATTACTTACACGGAAATTTGGCTATAACTCTAACTAA